GCCGCCGATGAGCCACCCGACAGACCCGCGCGTCCAGGACGTGCGCGCCCGGCTGCGCGAGGCCCGCGCCCGCTCGGCCGCGCCGCCGCCGGCCGCCGCCGCCAAGCTCGCCGCCCAGGGCAAGCTCTACGTCCGGGACCGGATCGCGCTGCTGTTCGACGAGGGCTCGTTCGTCGAGGACGGCCGCTACGCCAACGCCACCGCGCCGGGCCTGCCCGCCGACGGCGTCGTCACCGGCCGCGGCACCGTCGACGGCCGGCCCGCGATCGTCGTCGCGAACGACCCGACGGTGAAGGCCGGCTCGTGGGGCGCCCGCACGGTGGAGAAGATCGTCCGGGCCACCGAGGCGGCGCTGCGCGAGGAGCTGCCCGTGTTCTGGTTCGTCGACTCCGCCGGCGCCCGGATCACCGACCAGGTCGAGGTCTTCCCCGGACGGCGCGGGGCCGGCCACATCTTCCACAACCAGGTCGCGCTGTCGGGCAAGGTGCCGCAGATCTGCTGCCTGTTCGGCCCCAGCGCGGCCGGTGGCGCGTACGTCCCGTCGTTCTGCGACGTCGTCATCATGGTCGAGGGCAACGCCTCGATGTACCTCGGCAGCCCGCGGATGGCCGAGATGGTCGTCGGGGAGAAGGTGTCGCTGGAGGAGATGGGCGGCGCCCGGATGCACTGCACCGTCTCCGGCGTCGGCGACCTGCTGGCCACCGACGACGAGGACGCCATCGAGCAGGCCCGGCTGTTCTTCTCCTACCTGCCGTCCACCTTCCGCGACCAGCCGCCGGCGTACCACCCCGAGCCCCCCGCCGTCCCGTTCACCGACGACGTCGTGCCCGAGGTCGAGAGCCAGCCGTTCGACGTCCACGACGTCATCGACGCCCTCGTCGACGAGGACTCCTTCTTCGAGATCAAGCCTCTGTTCGCCGCCGAGCTCGTCGTCGGGTTCGGTCGGCTCGAGGGCCGCACCATCGGGGTGGTGGCCAACAACTCGATGGTCAAGGGCGGGGTGCTGTTCACCGACAGCGCCGACAAGGCGGCCCGGTTCATCTGGCTGTGCGACGCGTTCAACGTCCCGCTGCTGTACCTCGCCGACGTGCCCGGGTTCATGATCGGCAGTGAGGTGGAGCGCGGTGGGATCATCCGGCACGGCGCGAAGATGGTCACCGCGGTCAGCGAGGCCACTGTGCCCCAGATCAGCGTCGTCATCCGAAAGGCTTACGGCGCAGGGCTTTACGCGATGGCCGGGCCGGGGTTCGGCCCGGACGCCGCGCTGGCCCTGCCGACCGCCCGGGTCGCGGTGATGGGCCCGGAGGCGGCGGTGAACGCCGTGTACGCCAACAAGATCGCGGCGATCGAGGACGAGGCGGAGCGGGCCGCGTTCGTCGCCGCGCGTCGCGCCGAGTACGAGCAGGACGTCGACCTGGAGCGGCTGGTCGCCGACCTCGTCCTGGACGGCGTGGTGGAGCCCGCGGACCTGCGCGACGAGCTCGTCCGGCGGTTCCGGTACGCGGCCCGGCGCGACCGGCACTTCGCCGAGAAGCGCCGCGGGGTGCCTCCGGTCTGAGGCGGGCGCCTGCCGCCGGGGTTGGCGCACGGCGGGCGCCGTCCTCGGCTTACGGCAGCCGGCCCTCGATCTCGAGCTCCTCGCCCTCGGGTGCGACCTGCCCCGTGCGCCGCCGGTACCCGTGCACCGCCGGCGACGCGCTCAGCGCCTGCCCGACGATGGACACCGTCACGGCGAGGCTGCCGGCGGCGAACAGGGTCTCGTACTGCGGCACGTGCAGCGTCTCGGCGAACGCCAGGTAGTAGACGCCGGCCACCCCGAGCGGGCCGGACCAGGCCATGAACCCCGACGACAGCCGTCCGGT
This DNA window, taken from Kineosporiaceae bacterium SCSIO 59966, encodes the following:
- a CDS encoding acyl-CoA carboxylase subunit beta — its product is MSHPTDPRVQDVRARLREARARSAAPPPAAAAKLAAQGKLYVRDRIALLFDEGSFVEDGRYANATAPGLPADGVVTGRGTVDGRPAIVVANDPTVKAGSWGARTVEKIVRATEAALREELPVFWFVDSAGARITDQVEVFPGRRGAGHIFHNQVALSGKVPQICCLFGPSAAGGAYVPSFCDVVIMVEGNASMYLGSPRMAEMVVGEKVSLEEMGGARMHCTVSGVGDLLATDDEDAIEQARLFFSYLPSTFRDQPPAYHPEPPAVPFTDDVVPEVESQPFDVHDVIDALVDEDSFFEIKPLFAAELVVGFGRLEGRTIGVVANNSMVKGGVLFTDSADKAARFIWLCDAFNVPLLYLADVPGFMIGSEVERGGIIRHGAKMVTAVSEATVPQISVVIRKAYGAGLYAMAGPGFGPDAALALPTARVAVMGPEAAVNAVYANKIAAIEDEAERAAFVAARRAEYEQDVDLERLVADLVLDGVVEPADLRDELVRRFRYAARRDRHFAEKRRGVPPV